Proteins from a single region of Hordeum vulgare subsp. vulgare chromosome 6H, MorexV3_pseudomolecules_assembly, whole genome shotgun sequence:
- the LOC123406180 gene encoding uncharacterized protein LOC123406180: MARARTRGAGLWPPLLTRTLTRPWRLSLGLTTRGPPALSPAVPSHRNCSSFPRSSACTMAHDALPASPVRLPRAARDRRPPKSPMVLGDCPRPVHHMVGHDSSVVHIADKKGSTTAATKKLHPYSNEALFFCAARGAVIELGAANLTVCRCGHCYCYLCRSTMFKVQKLQMPDLEMPDYTTWRKSIMQILIIYV, encoded by the exons ATGGCAAGGGCGAGGACGCGAGGAGCGGGACTCTGGCCGCCTCTGCTCACAAGGACGCTCACACGCCCCTGGCGCCTCAGCCTCGGACTGACGACGCGGGGGCCTCCGGCGCTCAGCCCTGCTGTCCCTTCTCATCGCAACTGCTCGTCATTCCCCCGCTCTTCCGCCTGTACTATGGCACACGACGCACTGCCGGCCTCGCCCGTCCGCCTTCCTCGTGCCGCTCGTGATCGGCGCCCGCCTAAATCTCCAATGGTGCTCGGCGACTGCCCCCGGCCAGTCCACCACATGGTCGGCCATGACTCCTCCGTCGTCCACATAGCCGACAAAAAAGGCTCCACCACCGCGGCCACAAAGAAGCTCCACCCATATAGCAACGAGGCATTGTTCTTCTGCGCCGCCCGCGGAGCAGTAATTGAACTCGGAGCCGCCAATTTGACGGTCTGCAG GTGTGGGCATTGCTACTGCTACTTGTGCAGATCCACAATGTTTAAGGTGCAAAAATTGCAGATGCCTGATCTTGAgatgcctgactatactacatggAGGAAATCAATTATGCAAATCCTAATAATATATGTGTAA